In the genome of Armatimonadota bacterium, one region contains:
- a CDS encoding sugar phosphate isomerase/epimerase: MKLAVSMWCYVRAVKGGRLDLCGFVREAARIGADGVELLDFFYQDAREERPRVFEALSEAGLPCPIFSVANNFVKTTAQERAEQTDRIRFGVDEAVYYGASTVRVFAGDAAEGVTFDDARTWIVDGLAEAADYARDKGVRLALENHGRLAGQSGQVRGLIEEVRSKTGHDALGANPDTGNFLLVGQDPVQAVAELAGTAAMVHFKDFAPGDGHYVSSAGTRFQGTVIGEGTVDLGGCVAALRAGGFEGWMSLEYEGDGDPFGDVERSARNCRTILG; this comes from the coding sequence ATGAAGCTCGCCGTCAGTATGTGGTGCTATGTCCGGGCCGTGAAAGGAGGTCGTCTCGATCTTTGCGGTTTCGTCCGGGAAGCGGCCCGCATCGGCGCTGACGGCGTCGAACTGCTCGACTTCTTCTATCAGGACGCCCGCGAAGAGCGGCCACGTGTCTTCGAAGCGTTATCGGAGGCGGGACTGCCTTGCCCGATCTTCAGCGTCGCCAATAACTTTGTCAAGACCACGGCCCAGGAACGGGCCGAACAGACCGACCGGATCCGCTTCGGAGTCGACGAAGCCGTGTACTACGGAGCGTCGACGGTCCGGGTCTTCGCCGGAGACGCGGCGGAGGGCGTGACATTCGACGACGCCCGGACGTGGATCGTCGACGGACTTGCCGAAGCGGCGGACTACGCCCGTGACAAGGGCGTCCGACTGGCTCTGGAGAACCATGGCAGACTGGCCGGCCAGAGCGGGCAAGTGAGGGGGCTGATCGAAGAGGTCCGGTCCAAAACCGGCCACGACGCCCTGGGGGCCAATCCGGACACGGGCAATTTTCTGTTGGTCGGTCAGGATCCGGTCCAGGCCGTCGCAGAATTGGCCGGAACCGCCGCGATGGTCCATTTCAAGGATTTCGCGCCAGGAGACGGGCACTACGTTTCTTCGGCCGGGACGAGGTTCCAAGGCACCGTCATCGGGGAGGGCACGGTCGACCTCGGCGGCTGTGTCGCTGCACTCCGTGCAGGCGGGTTCGAAGGATGGATGAGTCTGGAGTACGAAGGTGACGGCGATCCGTTCGGCGATGTCGAGAGGTCGGCTCGAAACTGCCGCACGATCTTAGGTTGA